The following are encoded together in the Streptomyces asoensis genome:
- a CDS encoding RDD family protein, which translates to MSFGPPNDPYGQPQHPQQGQPGYGYPQQGQPGYGQQAPQGVPPQGYGQPQHPGYPQQPGYPQQGYGYPQQPGYGAQPPYANWGQRFLGTLVDMLVFAVPYALVIIGKDTPALMLVGALALIGLAIWQLIQEGRTGQTVGKKALGIRLVRESDGQPLGVGMAFVRRLAHFLDSLACYLGWLWPAWDAKKQTFADKVCSSIVIRTH; encoded by the coding sequence ATGAGTTTCGGCCCGCCCAACGACCCCTACGGTCAGCCGCAGCACCCCCAGCAGGGTCAGCCCGGATACGGCTACCCCCAGCAGGGCCAGCCCGGTTACGGCCAGCAGGCGCCGCAGGGCGTTCCCCCGCAGGGGTACGGCCAGCCGCAGCACCCGGGTTACCCGCAGCAGCCGGGCTACCCCCAGCAGGGCTACGGCTACCCCCAGCAGCCCGGCTACGGCGCCCAGCCGCCGTACGCGAACTGGGGCCAGCGCTTCCTCGGGACGCTCGTCGACATGCTGGTCTTCGCGGTCCCGTACGCCCTCGTCATCATCGGCAAGGACACCCCGGCCCTGATGCTGGTCGGCGCCCTCGCCCTGATAGGCCTCGCCATCTGGCAGCTGATCCAGGAGGGCCGCACCGGCCAGACGGTCGGCAAGAAGGCGCTGGGCATCCGCCTGGTGCGCGAGTCCGACGGGCAGCCGCTCGGCGTCGGCATGGCGTTCGTCCGCCGCCTGGCCCACTTCCTGGACAGCCTGGCGTGCTACCTGGGCTGGCTGTGGCCGGCGTGGGACGCCAAGAAGCAGACGTTCGCCGACAAGGTGTGCAGCTCCATCGTGATCCGCACCCACTGA
- a CDS encoding helix-turn-helix domain-containing protein, whose product MGAWQPLPDGLPSEVRHFVEQLRQLKDATGLSLAALGARTAYSKSSWQRYLNAVQPPPRHAVAALCRVAGLFGAEAERHFVRWELAVEAWPRPAPVSPAEDFRGEAYREDPTVPWWDRQEAAAPAPHRPAGRLLLCAVVLLLVLLCTAVGGAIVFG is encoded by the coding sequence ATGGGCGCGTGGCAGCCGCTGCCGGACGGGCTGCCGTCGGAGGTCCGGCACTTCGTCGAGCAGCTGCGGCAGCTCAAGGACGCCACGGGCCTCAGCCTGGCCGCGCTCGGTGCGCGCACCGCGTACAGCAAGTCCTCCTGGCAGCGCTATCTCAACGCCGTTCAGCCGCCGCCGCGGCACGCCGTCGCCGCGCTGTGCAGGGTGGCGGGGCTGTTCGGCGCGGAGGCCGAACGGCACTTCGTGCGCTGGGAACTGGCCGTGGAGGCCTGGCCCCGGCCGGCGCCGGTGAGTCCTGCCGAGGACTTCCGGGGCGAGGCGTACCGGGAGGATCCGACGGTTCCCTGGTGGGACCGTCAGGAGGCCGCCGCACCGGCCCCGCACCGGCCGGCCGGACGTCTCCTGCTCTGCGCGGTCGTGCTCCTGCTGGTCCTGCTGTGCACCGCGGTGGGAGGAGCGATCGTCTTCGGGTGA
- a CDS encoding helix-turn-helix domain-containing protein produces MTRSPAPLPSPERRRHLREAASLTQAQVARRIGVTRGTVRAWESGRTTPRGPGREAYADLLTSLTRTVATVKTAKAAKAAKTVKADKVTNTQETAPPTRMTVSPHEQPAPPAATAAPVGLTPAQAFDALYAFCAPALVRQTYLLSGRRELARESVERAFQLAWQRWPEVAVDPDPAGWVRATAYEYALSPWHRFRPRYRHPEPPPADASDRALLDTLLTLPAPYRRTLLLYDGVGLDLPETAAETEASTPAAAGRLLHARAAVAARLPGLAKPAELHRRLAEVASAQRLRAAGPPAVRAGGERRARFWTRAAIAVTVAIIGATALTVRTAPTRYEPPVPAGETVQGVPRRAAPGTLSGKELKLRAKLRSGIQHGPQRLIPLPG; encoded by the coding sequence GTGACGCGGTCCCCTGCCCCGCTCCCCTCCCCGGAGCGACGCCGACACCTGCGCGAGGCGGCCTCGTTGACGCAGGCTCAGGTCGCCCGGCGGATCGGTGTCACCCGGGGCACGGTGCGCGCGTGGGAGTCCGGCCGCACGACCCCGCGCGGCCCCGGACGGGAGGCGTACGCGGATCTGCTGACCTCACTGACCAGGACAGTCGCGACAGTCAAGACGGCCAAGGCGGCCAAGGCGGCCAAGACAGTCAAGGCGGACAAGGTGACGAACACCCAGGAGACGGCGCCTCCCACCCGGATGACGGTGTCCCCGCACGAGCAACCGGCCCCGCCCGCGGCGACGGCCGCCCCCGTCGGCCTGACCCCCGCTCAGGCCTTCGACGCGCTCTACGCGTTCTGCGCCCCCGCCCTCGTACGGCAGACCTACCTTCTCTCCGGCCGCCGTGAACTCGCCCGCGAGTCGGTCGAGCGGGCCTTCCAACTGGCCTGGCAGCGCTGGCCCGAGGTGGCGGTGGACCCCGATCCGGCGGGCTGGGTGCGGGCGACGGCGTACGAGTACGCGCTCTCCCCCTGGCACCGGTTCCGCCCCCGCTACCGCCACCCGGAGCCGCCCCCGGCCGACGCGTCCGACCGGGCGCTGCTGGACACCCTGCTGACCCTCCCGGCGCCGTACCGCCGGACGCTCCTCCTCTACGACGGTGTCGGCCTCGACCTCCCGGAGACCGCGGCCGAGACGGAGGCGAGCACCCCCGCGGCGGCCGGCCGGCTGCTGCACGCCCGCGCGGCGGTCGCGGCGCGCCTGCCCGGGCTGGCGAAGCCCGCGGAGCTGCACCGGCGGCTGGCGGAGGTGGCGTCCGCCCAGCGGCTGCGCGCCGCCGGGCCGCCGGCCGTACGGGCGGGCGGCGAACGGCGGGCGCGCTTTTGGACCAGGGCGGCGATCGCGGTCACCGTGGCGATCATCGGCGCGACCGCGCTGACGGTACGGACCGCCCCCACCCGGTACGAGCCCCCGGTCCCCGCCGGGGAGACGGTCCAGGGGGTCCCCCGCCGGGCGGCGCCGGGCACCTTGTCGGGCAAGGAGCTGAAACTGCGCGCGAAGCTGCGGTCCGGGATCCAGCACGGGCCGCAGCGGCTGATCCCGCTGCCCGGGTGA
- a CDS encoding DUF3017 domain-containing protein produces MSTDSTAGRTDETVDPTGTDGSGATTPPPADGSERTGRTHHADDDTASAADAGDRVERDGRTGPGGGADGADGAGDGSGDVDDVDDIEVRDPISAPDVDGVPRRATRRFPLFTRDTARPEGGGRAAPGDALAARQWPIILVLGIVALGLLVTALDVFRIGTILIGVGLLVGAVLRWLLPGVGMLAVRSRFTDIVTYTVLGAAIVLLALMVQPNPWLQIPFLKDTLHFTVSS; encoded by the coding sequence GTGTCGACTGACAGCACCGCCGGCCGCACCGACGAGACCGTCGACCCCACGGGGACGGACGGCTCCGGCGCCACCACGCCACCCCCCGCGGACGGCAGCGAACGCACCGGTCGCACCCACCACGCCGACGACGACACGGCATCCGCCGCAGATGCCGGCGACCGAGTCGAACGTGACGGTCGCACCGGACCCGGCGGCGGTGCCGATGGTGCCGATGGTGCCGGGGACGGTTCCGGCGACGTCGATGACGTCGACGACATCGAGGTGCGGGATCCGATCAGTGCGCCCGATGTGGACGGGGTGCCGCGTCGGGCGACGCGCCGTTTCCCGCTGTTCACCCGGGACACCGCGCGTCCGGAGGGCGGCGGACGGGCCGCGCCCGGCGACGCGCTGGCCGCCCGGCAGTGGCCGATCATCCTCGTCCTGGGCATCGTGGCGCTCGGCCTGCTGGTGACCGCGCTCGACGTGTTCCGGATCGGCACGATCCTGATCGGTGTCGGACTGCTGGTCGGCGCGGTGCTGCGCTGGCTGCTGCCCGGCGTCGGCATGCTCGCCGTCCGCTCCCGCTTCACGGACATCGTGACCTACACCGTGCTGGGCGCCGCGATCGTCCTGCTGGCGCTGATGGTGCAGCCCAACCCGTGGCTCCAGATCCCGTTCCTGAAGGACACCCTGCACTTCACCGTCAGCAGCTGA
- the purH gene encoding bifunctional phosphoribosylaminoimidazolecarboxamide formyltransferase/IMP cyclohydrolase, whose translation MTADSTVTAESGKRGIRRALVSVYDKTGLEELARGLHENGVELVSTGSTASRIAAAGVPVTKVEELTGFPECLDGRVKTLHPKVHAGILADLRLDSHRQQLDELGVAPFDLVVVNLYPFRETVASGASEDECVEQIDIGGPSMVRAAAKNHPSVAVVTSPARYGDVLAAVQGGGFDLAARKRLAAEAFQHTAAYDVAVASWFASSYAPVDESRFPDFLGGTWERKSTLRYGENPHQPAALYVDGSGGGLAEAEQLHGKEMSYNNYTDTDAAHRAAYDHAEPAVAIIKHANPCGIAVGADVAEAHRRAHACDPLSAFGGVIAVNRPVSKEMAEQVAEIFTEVIVAPGYEEGALEALTKKKNIRVLRAPQGPGGAVELKPVDGGALLQVTDRLQAEGDDPANWTLATGEALDAAELAELAFAWRACRAVKSNAILLAKDGASVGVGMGQVNRVDSAKLAVERAGEERARGSYAASDAFFPFPDGLEVLVEAGVKAVVQPGGSVRDELVVEAAKKAGVTMYFTGTRHFFH comes from the coding sequence GTGACCGCCGACAGCACTGTCACGGCAGAGAGCGGCAAGCGGGGCATCCGTCGCGCGCTCGTCAGCGTCTACGACAAGACCGGTCTGGAAGAGCTCGCGCGCGGGCTGCACGAGAACGGCGTCGAGCTCGTCTCCACCGGGTCGACCGCCTCCCGTATCGCCGCCGCCGGCGTCCCCGTCACCAAGGTGGAGGAGCTCACCGGCTTCCCCGAGTGCCTGGACGGCCGGGTCAAGACCCTGCACCCCAAGGTCCACGCCGGCATCCTCGCCGACCTGCGCCTCGACAGCCACCGGCAGCAGCTGGACGAGCTGGGGGTCGCGCCGTTCGACCTCGTCGTCGTCAACCTCTACCCGTTCCGGGAGACGGTCGCCTCGGGGGCCTCCGAGGACGAGTGCGTCGAGCAGATCGACATCGGCGGCCCGTCCATGGTGCGCGCCGCCGCCAAGAACCACCCGTCGGTGGCCGTCGTCACCAGCCCGGCGCGGTACGGCGACGTCCTCGCGGCCGTACAGGGCGGCGGGTTCGACCTGGCCGCCCGCAAGCGGCTCGCCGCGGAGGCGTTCCAGCACACCGCCGCCTACGACGTGGCCGTGGCCTCCTGGTTCGCGTCCAGCTACGCGCCCGTGGACGAGTCGCGGTTCCCCGACTTCCTGGGCGGCACCTGGGAGCGCAAGAGCACCCTGCGCTACGGCGAGAACCCGCACCAGCCCGCCGCGCTCTACGTCGACGGCAGCGGTGGCGGTCTCGCCGAGGCCGAGCAGCTGCACGGCAAGGAGATGTCGTACAACAACTACACGGACACGGACGCCGCGCACCGTGCCGCGTACGACCACGCCGAGCCGGCCGTCGCGATCATCAAGCACGCCAACCCCTGCGGGATCGCCGTCGGCGCGGACGTCGCCGAGGCGCACCGCAGGGCGCACGCCTGTGACCCGCTGTCGGCGTTCGGCGGCGTCATCGCCGTCAACCGGCCGGTCAGCAAGGAGATGGCGGAGCAGGTCGCGGAGATCTTCACCGAGGTCATCGTCGCGCCCGGTTATGAGGAGGGGGCCCTGGAGGCCCTCACCAAGAAGAAGAACATCCGGGTGCTCAGGGCGCCGCAGGGTCCCGGGGGCGCCGTCGAGCTCAAGCCCGTCGACGGTGGGGCGCTGCTCCAGGTCACCGACCGGCTCCAGGCCGAGGGCGACGACCCGGCCAACTGGACGCTGGCGACCGGCGAGGCGCTCGACGCGGCCGAGCTGGCCGAGCTTGCCTTCGCCTGGCGGGCCTGCCGGGCCGTCAAGTCCAACGCCATCCTGCTCGCCAAGGACGGCGCCTCGGTCGGCGTCGGCATGGGACAGGTCAACCGGGTCGACTCGGCGAAGCTGGCCGTCGAGCGGGCGGGCGAGGAGCGGGCGCGCGGCTCGTACGCCGCCTCCGACGCCTTCTTCCCCTTCCCGGACGGGCTGGAGGTGCTGGTCGAGGCCGGCGTCAAGGCCGTGGTGCAGCCCGGCGGTTCGGTCCGTGACGAGCTGGTCGTCGAGGCCGCGAAGAAGGCGGGCGTGACGATGTACTTCACGGGGACGCGTCACTTCTTCCACTGA
- a CDS encoding bifunctional methylenetetrahydrofolate dehydrogenase/methenyltetrahydrofolate cyclohydrolase, translated as MTAQILDGKATAAAIKSDLTARVAALREKGVTPGLGTILVGTDPGSQKYVAGKHRDCAEVGIASIQRELPATATQEEIEAVVRELNDDPACTGYIVQLPLPRGIDENRILELMDPAKDADGLHPTNLGRLVLNEPAPLPCTPNGVLTLLREYGVETKGAEVVVVGRGVTIGRSMPLLLTRRSENATVTQCHTGTRDLSAHLKRADIVVAAAGSAHLIRAEDVKPGAAVLDVGVSRSAEGKIVGDVHPDVREVAGWISPNPGGVGPMTRAQLLVNVVEAAERSVD; from the coding sequence ATGACCGCCCAGATTCTCGATGGCAAGGCCACCGCAGCCGCGATCAAGTCCGATCTGACCGCCCGGGTGGCGGCGCTGAGGGAGAAGGGTGTGACGCCCGGACTCGGCACGATCCTCGTCGGCACCGATCCCGGCAGCCAGAAGTACGTCGCCGGCAAGCACCGTGACTGCGCCGAGGTCGGTATCGCCTCCATCCAGCGCGAGCTGCCCGCCACGGCGACGCAGGAGGAGATCGAGGCGGTCGTCCGCGAGCTGAACGACGACCCGGCCTGCACCGGGTACATCGTCCAGCTCCCGCTGCCCAGGGGCATCGACGAGAACCGGATCCTGGAGCTCATGGACCCGGCCAAGGACGCCGACGGCCTGCATCCGACGAACCTCGGACGGCTGGTCCTCAACGAGCCGGCCCCGCTGCCCTGCACCCCCAACGGCGTGCTCACGCTGCTGCGCGAGTACGGCGTCGAGACCAAGGGCGCCGAGGTCGTGGTCGTCGGGCGGGGCGTCACCATCGGCCGCTCGATGCCGCTGCTGCTGACGCGGCGCAGCGAGAACGCCACGGTGACCCAGTGCCACACCGGCACACGGGACCTCTCGGCGCATCTGAAGCGGGCCGACATCGTCGTCGCGGCGGCGGGCTCCGCCCATCTGATCAGGGCCGAGGACGTCAAGCCGGGCGCCGCCGTCCTGGACGTGGGCGTCTCGCGCAGCGCTGAGGGGAAGATCGTGGGCGACGTCCACCCGGACGTGCGCGAGGTGGCGGGCTGGATCTCCCCGAACCCCGGCGGCGTCGGCCCGATGACCCGCGCCCAGCTGCTCGTCAACGTGGTGGAGGCGGCTGAGCGCAGTGTCGACTGA
- the purN gene encoding phosphoribosylglycinamide formyltransferase, producing the protein MAAKPVAKRLVVLVSGSGTNLQALLDAIATAGAGAYGAEIVAVGADREGVEGLARAERAGIPTFVRKVKDYGSRAEWDAALAEAVAGHEPDLVVSAGFMKIVGKEFLARFGGRFVNTHPALLPSFPGAHGVRDALAYGARVTGCTVHFVDDGVDTGPIIAQGVVEVRDEDDESALHERIKEVERRLLVEVVGRLARNGYRIEGRKVVIQ; encoded by the coding sequence GTGGCCGCCAAGCCCGTGGCCAAGCGCCTCGTCGTGCTGGTCTCCGGATCCGGTACGAATCTCCAGGCGCTCCTCGACGCCATCGCGACCGCCGGTGCCGGGGCCTACGGCGCCGAGATCGTGGCCGTCGGAGCCGATCGTGAGGGCGTCGAGGGCCTCGCCCGTGCCGAGCGCGCGGGGATCCCCACGTTCGTGCGCAAGGTCAAGGACTACGGCAGCCGCGCGGAGTGGGACGCCGCCCTCGCCGAGGCCGTGGCCGGCCACGAGCCGGACCTCGTCGTCTCCGCCGGGTTCATGAAGATCGTGGGGAAGGAGTTCCTGGCGCGGTTCGGCGGACGGTTCGTCAACACGCACCCCGCCCTGCTGCCCAGCTTTCCCGGGGCCCACGGTGTGCGGGACGCGCTCGCGTACGGCGCCCGGGTCACCGGCTGCACCGTCCACTTCGTCGACGACGGCGTCGACACCGGCCCGATCATCGCCCAGGGCGTGGTCGAGGTCCGGGACGAGGACGACGAGAGCGCTCTGCACGAGCGCATCAAGGAAGTCGAGCGAAGGCTGCTCGTCGAGGTCGTGGGGCGGCTCGCCCGCAACGGCTATCGCATTGAGGGACGAAAGGTAGTTATCCAGTGA
- a CDS encoding malate dehydrogenase: MTRTPVNVTVTGAAGQIGYALLFRIASGQLLGADVPVKLRLLEITPALKAAEGTAMELDDCAFPLLQGIDISDDPNVAFDGANVALLVGARPRTKGMERGDLLEANGGIFKPQGKAINDHAADDIKVLVVGNPANTNALIAQAAAPDVPAERFTAMTRLDHNRALTQLAKKTGSTVADIKRLTIWGNHSATQYPDIFHATIAGKNAAETVNDEKWLAEDFIPTVAKRGAAIIEARGASSAASAANAAIDHVYTWVNGTADGDWASMGIPSDGSYGVPEGLISSFPVTTKDGAYEIVQGLDINEFSRARIDASVQELAEEREAVRALGLI, encoded by the coding sequence ATGACCCGCACTCCCGTGAACGTCACCGTCACCGGCGCGGCCGGCCAGATCGGTTACGCCCTGCTCTTCCGCATCGCCTCCGGCCAGCTGCTCGGCGCGGACGTGCCGGTCAAGCTGCGCCTGCTGGAGATCACCCCCGCGCTGAAGGCCGCCGAGGGCACCGCCATGGAGCTCGACGACTGCGCGTTCCCGCTGCTCCAGGGCATCGACATCAGCGACGACCCGAACGTCGCCTTCGACGGCGCCAACGTCGCCCTCCTCGTCGGCGCCCGCCCGCGCACCAAGGGCATGGAGCGCGGTGACCTCCTCGAGGCCAACGGCGGCATCTTCAAGCCGCAGGGCAAGGCCATCAACGACCACGCCGCGGACGACATCAAGGTCCTCGTCGTCGGCAACCCGGCCAACACCAACGCCCTGATCGCCCAGGCCGCCGCCCCGGACGTACCGGCCGAGCGCTTCACCGCGATGACCCGCCTGGACCACAACCGCGCGCTGACGCAGCTCGCGAAGAAGACGGGTTCGACGGTCGCCGACATCAAGCGCCTGACCATCTGGGGCAACCACTCCGCCACCCAGTACCCGGACATCTTCCACGCCACGATCGCCGGCAAGAACGCCGCCGAGACCGTCAACGACGAGAAGTGGCTGGCCGAGGACTTCATCCCGACCGTCGCCAAGCGCGGTGCGGCCATCATCGAGGCGCGCGGCGCGTCCTCCGCGGCCTCCGCCGCCAACGCGGCCATCGACCACGTGTACACCTGGGTCAACGGCACGGCGGACGGCGACTGGGCCTCCATGGGCATCCCCTCGGACGGCTCCTACGGCGTCCCGGAGGGCCTCATCTCCTCCTTCCCGGTCACCACCAAGGACGGCGCGTACGAGATCGTCCAGGGCCTGGACATCAACGAGTTCTCCCGCGCCCGCATCGACGCGTCGGTGCAGGAGCTGGCGGAGGAGCGCGAGGCGGTCCGCGCCCTCGGCCTCATCTGA
- a CDS encoding helix-turn-helix domain-containing protein translates to MPRRRALPDGLDPRVAEFVEQLRRTVERSGLGVAELAERTGYGRPSWERYLDGRLLAPKGAVVALAEVTGTPVDRLTTMWELAERARNRAGARHEQATGAVPVTPARGAPGESDPGESGPGEFGPPPGEPRRTGRGRAAGPGPGSGRTPMLLAGLVGVAAVVAGGVFLLGGGGGGGPQRTGGGGAPSSPGPAAPSAPPPSGVLCTGSACTGRDAEETGCADSRAVTAKTATVGTTVVEVRFSGTCGAAWGRITGAVPGDSVRVTVGSVRETGTVTAASDTLAYTPMVAVRAAADATACAVLASGEQGCTP, encoded by the coding sequence ATGCCACGTCGGAGGGCGCTGCCGGACGGGCTCGACCCGAGGGTGGCGGAGTTCGTCGAGCAGCTGCGGCGGACCGTGGAGCGTTCGGGGCTGGGGGTCGCGGAGCTGGCCGAGCGCACGGGGTACGGCAGGCCGTCCTGGGAGCGGTACCTCGACGGCAGGCTGCTCGCTCCCAAGGGCGCGGTCGTGGCGCTGGCCGAGGTCACGGGCACGCCCGTCGACCGACTGACGACCATGTGGGAGCTGGCGGAGCGGGCCCGCAACCGCGCCGGGGCGCGGCACGAGCAGGCCACAGGGGCCGTCCCGGTCACCCCGGCGCGGGGCGCCCCGGGGGAGTCCGATCCGGGGGAGTCCGGCCCGGGGGAGTTCGGCCCGCCGCCCGGGGAGCCGCGACGCACGGGGCGGGGCCGCGCGGCCGGTCCCGGGCCCGGCTCCGGGCGGACGCCGATGCTGCTCGCGGGTCTCGTGGGCGTGGCGGCGGTCGTCGCGGGAGGAGTCTTTTTGCTCGGCGGCGGAGGAGGAGGGGGTCCGCAGCGGACGGGGGGCGGCGGCGCGCCGTCCTCGCCCGGGCCGGCCGCTCCGAGCGCGCCCCCGCCCTCCGGAGTGCTGTGCACGGGCTCCGCGTGCACGGGCCGGGACGCGGAGGAGACGGGCTGTGCCGACTCCCGCGCCGTGACGGCGAAGACCGCGACCGTGGGGACCACGGTGGTCGAGGTGCGGTTCAGCGGTACGTGCGGGGCGGCATGGGGCCGGATCACCGGGGCCGTGCCGGGCGACTCGGTGCGGGTGACCGTGGGTTCCGTGCGGGAGACCGGCACGGTCACGGCGGCCTCGGACACCCTCGCGTACACCCCGATGGTGGCGGTGCGCGCCGCGGCGGACGCGACGGCGTGCGCGGTCCTGGCCTCCGGGGAGCAGGGGTGCACGCCCTGA
- a CDS encoding DUF6350 family protein yields MTDVTQMTARRLSLSPLLGRMRDRSSGLAAGLLGGALAAGLGLASFAVLVMVLWISSPYPDSGPGGALHVAAALWLLAHGAELVRVDTLSGVPAPVGVTPLLLLALPVWLVWRAGRDAADEDGVGDGGALFVSPRTAWTGVVLGYLAVGSGAAWYAAGGALRPSWGWTAVCVPAVAVLAAGAGVWSAHGGPRESVDGVLPVLPVLPRGVRRLFAGAEGRERLEAAGRAAGAGAVALFGGGALLVAVSSVWHLGAAREAFLQLTEGWSGRFAVLLLCVALVPNAAVWGVAYAVGPGFVLGTGHVVAPLSADPAPLLPPFPLLAAVPVPGAGGGAPWGWAAGVVPVVAGVTVGVFVARAAGPGRGPGPGPSPRLGSGPGPRGAAVPSVRGAWSVRRTVGVVVSAGVGCAVLTGGLAGLSGGPLGVSALARFGPVWWQVAGAVALWTVGVGVPVAVVVRGWRCRERGVREAGARVRRGGVGGVGGAGEAELYDFSPVGPVGPVGPVEVREQSRPAVAGGVSAPDGPAAPVVSSAIVPPGVDPVPAVPAVPVAPAVPALPVVPPVDPGASDEPGASVESVVPVSPEEPEEGPGGLWHADAAREVRWAALREAGEGEGGSVGR; encoded by the coding sequence ATGACGGACGTGACCCAGATGACCGCTCGCCGACTGTCGTTGTCGCCCCTGCTCGGCCGGATGCGTGACCGATCCTCCGGGCTGGCCGCCGGCCTCCTGGGCGGGGCGCTCGCGGCCGGGCTCGGGCTCGCCTCGTTCGCCGTGCTCGTGATGGTGCTGTGGATCAGCTCGCCGTATCCCGACAGCGGGCCCGGCGGCGCGCTGCACGTCGCCGCCGCGCTGTGGCTGCTGGCCCACGGCGCGGAACTCGTGCGGGTGGACACGCTGTCCGGCGTGCCCGCGCCCGTCGGCGTCACACCGCTCCTGCTGCTCGCCCTGCCGGTGTGGCTGGTGTGGCGTGCGGGGCGCGACGCGGCGGACGAGGACGGCGTCGGGGACGGGGGCGCGCTGTTCGTGAGTCCGCGCACGGCGTGGACGGGCGTCGTCCTCGGCTACCTCGCCGTCGGGTCGGGCGCCGCCTGGTACGCCGCGGGCGGCGCGCTGCGGCCCTCGTGGGGGTGGACGGCGGTCTGCGTACCGGCGGTCGCCGTGCTCGCCGCCGGGGCCGGGGTGTGGTCGGCCCACGGCGGGCCCCGTGAGTCCGTGGACGGCGTGTTGCCGGTGCTCCCGGTGCTCCCGCGCGGTGTGCGGCGGCTCTTCGCCGGTGCGGAGGGCCGGGAGCGGCTCGAAGCCGCGGGGCGGGCGGCGGGGGCCGGCGCGGTCGCGCTGTTCGGCGGCGGGGCGCTGCTGGTCGCGGTGTCCTCGGTGTGGCACCTGGGGGCGGCCCGGGAGGCGTTCCTTCAGCTGACGGAGGGGTGGTCGGGGCGGTTCGCGGTGCTGCTGCTGTGCGTGGCGCTGGTGCCGAACGCGGCGGTGTGGGGGGTGGCGTACGCCGTCGGGCCGGGGTTCGTGCTCGGCACGGGGCACGTGGTGGCGCCGCTCTCGGCCGACCCGGCGCCCCTGCTGCCGCCGTTTCCGCTGCTGGCGGCGGTGCCGGTGCCGGGGGCGGGGGGCGGGGCGCCGTGGGGCTGGGCGGCCGGGGTGGTGCCGGTGGTCGCGGGAGTGACGGTGGGTGTCTTCGTGGCCCGGGCGGCGGGGCCCGGCCGTGGTCCTGGTCCTGGCCCCAGTCCCCGCCTCGGGTCCGGACCTGGGCCCCGGGGCGCCGCCGTCCCGTCCGTGCGGGGTGCCTGGTCGGTGCGGAGGACCGTGGGGGTCGTGGTGTCGGCGGGGGTGGGGTGCGCGGTTCTGACGGGGGGTCTCGCGGGGCTGTCCGGCGGGCCGTTGGGGGTCTCCGCGCTGGCGCGGTTCGGGCCCGTGTGGTGGCAGGTGGCTGGTGCGGTGGCGTTGTGGACCGTGGGGGTCGGGGTGCCGGTGGCCGTGGTGGTGCGGGGGTGGCGGTGCCGGGAGCGAGGGGTTCGGGAGGCGGGGGCGAGGGTGCGGCGGGGTGGGGTGGGGGGCGTGGGGGGTGCGGGAGAGGCTGAGCTGTACGACTTCTCGCCGGTGGGGCCGGTGGGGCCGGTGGGGCCGGTGGAGGTGCGTGAGCAGTCTCGACCTGCGGTCGCTGGTGGGGTGTCGGCGCCGGATGGGCCTGCCGCGCCTGTGGTGTCCTCGGCGATTGTTCCGCCCGGCGTGGATCCGGTGCCCGCCGTGCCCGCCGTGCCTGTTGCACCTGCGGTGCCTGCCTTGCCCGTGGTGCCCCCGGTGGATCCGGGGGCCTCCGATGAGCCCGGTGCCTCTGTCGAGTCCGTGGTTCCTGTTTCCCCGGAGGAGCCGGAAGAGGGGCCGGGGGGCCTGTGGCATGCGGACGCGGCTAGGGAGGTTCGGTGGGCTGCGTTGCGGGAGGCGGGGGAGGGTGAGGGGGGCTCGGTGGGGCGGTGA